A genomic segment from Polyangium mundeleinium encodes:
- a CDS encoding acyl-CoA desaturase, with amino-acid sequence MAIVLFFVGHWTLSIFCQTFFLHRYASHRMFTMSKGWERFFYLLTFVAQGSSFLVPRAYAILHRHHHAYSDTERDPHSPRYTGNPFAMMWGTKKRYHDLAYRIEKPEPKFDGGYPAWDLVDRIGSDWPGRLAWGAAYVVFYLVFATAFWQFLLLPVHFLMGVIHGAIVNWCGHRYGYRNFDSKDDSRNTLPFDFLTMGELFQNNHHRFGQAPNFAVRAWELDPTWHVIRLLAFLKIIDLGERPQVGRYESTLEVAPVIDTGS; translated from the coding sequence ATGGCAATCGTGCTGTTCTTCGTCGGGCACTGGACGTTGTCCATATTTTGCCAGACGTTTTTCCTTCATCGCTATGCCTCCCACCGCATGTTCACGATGAGCAAGGGCTGGGAGCGCTTCTTTTATCTGCTCACGTTCGTCGCGCAGGGCTCCTCGTTCCTCGTGCCGCGGGCTTATGCCATCCTGCATCGGCATCACCACGCCTATAGTGACACGGAGCGGGATCCGCATTCACCACGCTACACGGGCAATCCATTCGCGATGATGTGGGGGACGAAGAAGCGTTATCACGACCTCGCCTATCGCATCGAGAAGCCCGAGCCGAAGTTCGACGGCGGATATCCCGCGTGGGACCTCGTCGACCGCATCGGCAGCGACTGGCCGGGGCGGCTCGCCTGGGGCGCGGCGTATGTCGTCTTTTATCTCGTGTTCGCGACAGCCTTTTGGCAGTTCTTGCTTTTGCCCGTGCACTTCCTGATGGGCGTCATTCACGGCGCGATCGTCAACTGGTGCGGTCACCGGTATGGATACCGGAACTTCGATAGCAAGGACGACTCGCGCAATACGCTGCCGTTCGACTTCCTGACGATGGGCGAGCTCTTCCAGAACAACCACCATCGCTTCGGCCAGGCCCCGAATTTCGCGGTGCGCGCCTGGGAGCTCGACCCGACGTGGCACGTGATCCGGCTGCTCGCCTTCCTGAAGATCATCGACCTCGGCGAGCGCCCGCAGGTCGGCCGCTACGAGTCGACCCTGGAGGTCGCGCCCGTCATCGATACAGGTTCGTGA
- a CDS encoding phosphocholine cytidylyltransferase family protein produces the protein MKAIIIGAGRGSRLRHLTEEIPKTLVPVLGRPMLDGILEALAAGGFARKDIIFICGYKAEVIQARYPDLTYVENTRWEHNNILASLLCAREHLAEGFVSTYADIVYRPEIVADLVRAPWDITLACDTDWRRRYHGRSQHPETDAEKMRADDRRVVELSRRIVSEQAAGEFIGVMKLSADGARRFVHAYDEAKVAHPEGVFREGRTFEKAYLIDLLQHMLERGEAMHRVDTFGGYMEIDTVEDASLAQSWWSGGQPAG, from the coding sequence GTGAAGGCCATCATCATCGGCGCAGGCCGCGGCAGCCGGCTCCGCCACCTGACCGAAGAGATCCCGAAGACCCTGGTCCCCGTCCTCGGACGCCCGATGCTCGACGGCATCCTCGAGGCGCTCGCTGCCGGCGGCTTCGCCCGCAAGGACATCATCTTCATCTGCGGCTACAAGGCCGAGGTCATCCAGGCGCGGTACCCCGACCTGACCTACGTCGAGAACACGCGCTGGGAGCACAACAACATCCTCGCCTCGCTGCTCTGCGCCCGCGAGCACCTCGCCGAGGGCTTCGTGTCCACGTACGCGGACATCGTCTACCGCCCCGAGATCGTCGCCGATCTCGTGCGCGCGCCCTGGGACATCACGCTCGCCTGCGACACGGACTGGCGGAGGCGCTACCACGGCCGCTCGCAGCACCCGGAGACCGACGCGGAAAAGATGCGCGCGGACGACCGGCGTGTCGTGGAGCTGTCCCGGCGGATCGTATCGGAGCAGGCGGCGGGCGAGTTCATCGGCGTGATGAAACTGTCGGCCGACGGCGCGCGGCGGTTCGTGCACGCCTACGACGAGGCGAAGGTCGCGCATCCGGAGGGCGTGTTCCGGGAGGGACGTACGTTCGAGAAGGCGTACCTGATCGACCTCTTGCAGCACATGTTGGAGCGGGGCGAGGCGATGCACCGCGTGGACACGTTCGGCGGGTACATGGAGATCGATACCGTCGAGGATGCTTCGCTCGCCCAGTCGTGGTGGAGCGGAGGCCAGCCGGCCGGCTGA
- a CDS encoding aquaporin has protein sequence MRRAWAEGVGTFIVVFAGCGAAAVGGAALGTIGIALAFGLAFAAAALALCPVSGAHLNPAVTVAAALAGRMRARDVLPYVAAQIAGATAGVGLAVTIARGRPGGAPGVFDALSGGFGRHSPGFYGANAALAAEIGLSAILAFVLLGGADRARPATQHALSAAAGGIGITLVHLVGMPVTGLPAHPARALGAALCAGGVALDQLWVFVLGPLVGGAIAAMALRILFTPERSSEGARATAERAR, from the coding sequence ATGCGGCGAGCTTGGGCCGAGGGCGTAGGGACGTTCATCGTGGTCTTCGCGGGGTGCGGGGCGGCGGCTGTGGGCGGGGCGGCGCTCGGGACGATCGGGATCGCGCTCGCGTTCGGGCTCGCGTTCGCCGCCGCCGCGCTCGCGCTCTGTCCGGTGAGCGGGGCGCACCTGAACCCGGCCGTCACCGTGGCCGCCGCGCTCGCCGGGCGGATGCGGGCGCGTGACGTGCTGCCGTACGTCGCGGCGCAGATCGCGGGCGCGACCGCAGGCGTCGGGCTCGCCGTGACGATCGCGCGAGGCAGGCCGGGCGGGGCGCCGGGCGTGTTCGACGCGCTCTCGGGCGGGTTCGGGCGGCACTCGCCCGGGTTCTACGGCGCAAACGCCGCGCTCGCCGCGGAGATCGGCCTCTCGGCGATCCTCGCGTTCGTCCTGCTCGGCGGGGCGGATCGCGCGCGCCCGGCCACGCAGCATGCGCTCTCGGCCGCGGCGGGCGGCATCGGCATCACGCTCGTGCACCTCGTGGGCATGCCCGTCACGGGGCTGCCGGCGCATCCGGCGCGCGCGCTCGGTGCGGCGCTCTGCGCGGGCGGGGTCGCGCTCGATCAGCTCTGGGTATTCGTGCTCGGTCCGCTCGTCGGCGGCGCAATCGCGGCGATGGCGCTTCGGATTTTGTTCACGCCCGAACGATCGAGCGAAGGCGCCCGCGCGACGGCCGAGCGCGCGCGCTGA
- a CDS encoding potassium channel family protein, with amino-acid sequence MGPPLLYASLYLIVATFVLRWDLRRGGEPLPDFSETVWSLWTLLVFEPTEPFPHTPVARAVFWLTPLAGLFLLAQGVFKIGASLFDLATRREVWTSIMTDMMNGHVVVCGVGHVGYRVIEELCILGEDVVAIEQNDTKGFIEQVREKGVPVHIGDARRDELLEKVGAKRAKAVVCATSDDLANLEIALDAKRMNPSVRVVMRMFDQRLAGKVGGALGLDQSFSTSALSAPLIAIQATYEGVHAAYRIDDVVRVTAEVTVGASQAEVTVMDLEDRLPCRIVSRRKKPDESFAPVRPRDVLRGGETLVVDTAAVDLPAVRFQLG; translated from the coding sequence ATGGGGCCGCCCCTCCTTTACGCCTCCCTCTACCTCATCGTCGCGACGTTCGTGCTGCGCTGGGATCTCCGGCGCGGCGGCGAGCCTTTGCCCGACTTCTCCGAGACGGTCTGGTCGCTCTGGACGCTTCTCGTCTTCGAACCGACCGAGCCCTTTCCTCACACGCCCGTCGCGCGCGCCGTCTTCTGGTTGACCCCGCTCGCGGGTCTCTTCCTGCTCGCGCAGGGCGTCTTCAAGATCGGCGCGTCGCTCTTCGACCTCGCGACGCGCCGGGAGGTGTGGACCTCGATCATGACCGACATGATGAACGGGCACGTCGTGGTGTGCGGCGTCGGGCACGTGGGCTACCGCGTGATCGAGGAGCTCTGCATCCTCGGCGAGGACGTCGTGGCGATCGAGCAGAACGACACGAAGGGTTTCATCGAGCAGGTGCGCGAGAAGGGCGTGCCCGTGCACATCGGCGATGCGCGTCGCGACGAGCTGCTCGAGAAGGTCGGCGCCAAGCGCGCGAAGGCCGTCGTGTGCGCGACGAGCGACGACCTCGCGAACCTGGAGATCGCGCTCGACGCGAAGCGCATGAACCCGAGCGTGCGCGTGGTGATGCGCATGTTCGATCAAAGGCTCGCGGGGAAGGTCGGCGGCGCGCTCGGGCTCGATCAGTCGTTCTCGACGAGCGCGCTCTCCGCGCCGCTCATCGCCATCCAGGCGACGTACGAGGGCGTGCACGCCGCCTACCGGATCGACGATGTCGTGCGCGTGACGGCCGAAGTCACGGTCGGCGCGTCGCAGGCCGAGGTGACGGTGATGGACCTCGAAGACCGCTTGCCGTGCCGCATCGTGAGCCGCCGGAAGAAGCCCGACGAAAGCTTCGCGCCCGTACGACCACGTGACGTGCTCCGCGGCGGCGAGACGCTCGTCGTTGATACGGCCGCCGTGGATCTGCCGGCCGTTCGCTTTCAGCTTGGCTGA
- the fusA gene encoding elongation factor G, with product MTTNAPSDIRNVALIGHKGAGKTSLAEAMLFVAKATPKLGKVDDKSSVLDDSAEEKDHAASLEASVAYLHWNGKKVNVVDTPGEGSFLAETRLALGAVDAAVLVVSGKDGVQPITERVFGWARGQGLPIVVVVTKVDAENAQPDDVVAEIKARLKAPLAVMEHHVGEGLDYQGIITLRTKKAWIGKPEAPNAIAAGAVPADLASVLETGRGRLVDDVAGTTDELTEKYLTEGDLTQEELDQGLRDAVREGKIVPVYFASGTRPSGVAALLDGIVELIPPPTAHPTWKGTVPGGKVGSTPAAAERPSSIDAPTAVFVFKTSIDPHAGRTSFARVLSGTLKADSSLLNASTGNAERVGKLFNIVGKDAKAIDEAKAGDIVALAKLKSTLSGQTLSDEKHAFLFTAPELPPSLFSRGVKFEGKGAEDKVSSALYKLTEEDPGLTVSIEETTRELVVSGLGSLHLEITVERIRRRVGIDCRLGAPHIAYKETITKRVTGVEGKHKKQTGGHGQFGVCYIDMEPMPRGEGFLFEDAVVGGAIPRQFIPSVEKGIVKSMAKGFLAGFPLVDLKVRLYDGKYHDVDSSDAAFQMAGSKAFKAAAAQAGAVLLEPVVKMQVVAPSVATGDVIGDINSRRGRILGTDTVEDQTIVNAYVPLSEVLEYESKLKSMTQGKGTFSMSVDHLAICPPMVQDKVIKDSGFKVTEEED from the coding sequence ATGACGACGAACGCGCCCAGCGACATTCGCAACGTTGCTCTGATCGGCCACAAAGGAGCCGGCAAGACGTCGCTCGCCGAGGCCATGCTCTTCGTGGCGAAGGCGACGCCCAAGCTCGGCAAAGTGGACGACAAGTCGAGCGTTCTCGACGACTCGGCCGAGGAGAAAGACCACGCCGCCTCGCTCGAAGCGAGCGTTGCCTACCTGCATTGGAACGGCAAGAAGGTGAACGTCGTGGACACGCCCGGCGAGGGCAGCTTCCTCGCCGAGACGCGCCTCGCGCTCGGCGCGGTGGACGCGGCGGTCCTCGTCGTGAGCGGCAAGGACGGCGTGCAGCCGATCACCGAGCGCGTCTTCGGCTGGGCGCGCGGGCAAGGCCTGCCGATCGTCGTGGTCGTCACGAAGGTCGACGCGGAGAACGCGCAGCCCGACGACGTCGTCGCCGAGATCAAGGCGCGCCTCAAGGCGCCGCTCGCCGTGATGGAGCACCACGTCGGCGAGGGCCTCGACTACCAGGGCATCATCACGCTGCGCACGAAAAAGGCGTGGATCGGCAAGCCCGAGGCGCCGAACGCGATCGCGGCGGGCGCGGTGCCTGCTGATCTCGCGAGCGTGCTCGAGACGGGCCGCGGGAGGCTCGTCGACGATGTCGCCGGGACGACCGACGAGCTCACCGAGAAGTACCTGACCGAAGGAGATCTCACACAGGAGGAGCTCGATCAGGGCCTGCGGGACGCTGTGCGCGAGGGCAAGATCGTCCCCGTGTACTTCGCCTCGGGCACGCGCCCGAGCGGCGTCGCGGCGCTGCTCGACGGCATCGTGGAGCTCATCCCGCCGCCCACCGCGCATCCGACGTGGAAGGGCACGGTGCCCGGCGGCAAGGTCGGTTCGACGCCGGCTGCGGCCGAGCGGCCGAGCTCGATCGACGCGCCGACCGCGGTGTTCGTCTTCAAGACCTCGATCGATCCACACGCGGGCCGCACCTCGTTCGCGCGTGTCCTCTCGGGCACGCTCAAGGCCGACAGCTCGCTGCTCAACGCGTCGACGGGCAATGCCGAGCGTGTTGGCAAGCTCTTCAACATCGTCGGCAAGGATGCGAAGGCCATCGACGAAGCGAAGGCCGGTGACATCGTCGCGCTCGCGAAGCTCAAGTCCACGCTGAGCGGCCAGACGCTCTCCGACGAGAAGCACGCGTTCCTGTTCACGGCGCCGGAGCTGCCGCCTTCCCTGTTCTCGCGCGGCGTGAAGTTCGAGGGCAAGGGTGCCGAGGACAAGGTGAGCTCGGCGCTCTACAAGCTCACCGAGGAGGATCCGGGCCTCACGGTGTCGATCGAGGAGACGACGCGCGAGCTCGTGGTGTCGGGCCTCGGCTCGCTGCACCTCGAGATCACGGTCGAGCGCATCCGTCGCCGCGTGGGCATCGACTGCCGCCTCGGCGCGCCGCACATCGCCTACAAAGAGACGATCACGAAGCGCGTCACGGGCGTCGAGGGCAAACACAAGAAGCAGACGGGCGGCCACGGCCAGTTCGGCGTTTGTTACATCGACATGGAGCCCATGCCGCGCGGCGAGGGCTTCCTCTTCGAGGACGCGGTCGTCGGCGGCGCGATCCCGCGCCAGTTCATCCCCTCGGTCGAGAAGGGCATCGTGAAGTCGATGGCGAAGGGCTTCCTCGCCGGCTTCCCGCTCGTCGACCTGAAGGTGCGCCTCTACGACGGCAAGTACCACGACGTCGACTCGTCCGACGCGGCCTTCCAGATGGCCGGCAGCAAGGCCTTCAAGGCCGCCGCAGCGCAGGCCGGCGCGGTGCTTCTCGAGCCGGTCGTGAAGATGCAGGTCGTCGCGCCGAGCGTGGCGACGGGTGACGTGATCGGCGACATCAACAGCCGTCGCGGCCGCATCCTCGGCACGGACACGGTCGAGGATCAGACGATCGTGAACGCGTACGTCCCGCTCTCCGAGGTGCTCGAGTACGAGTCGAAGCTGAAGAGCATGACGCAGGGCAAGGGCACGTTCTCGATGAGCGTCGACCACCTCGCGATCTGCCCGCCGATGGTCCAGGACAAGGTCATCAAGGACAGCGGCTTCAAGGTCACGGAAGAGGAAGACTGA
- a CDS encoding transcriptional regulator: MQVARFALQFALGIALTYALQRWDKSRLSEEQRERAWNAATWGAVLMWYGPLCMPAWGWVTRRGKGYLHGLVGLVLGVVVTLLIALVAQGVDEVFVWAAGLPPDTPL, encoded by the coding sequence ATGCAGGTCGCTCGTTTTGCCCTTCAGTTCGCGCTCGGAATCGCTCTGACCTACGCGCTCCAGCGCTGGGACAAGAGCCGCCTGTCCGAAGAGCAGAGAGAGCGCGCCTGGAACGCGGCAACCTGGGGGGCGGTGCTCATGTGGTACGGGCCGCTCTGCATGCCGGCCTGGGGCTGGGTGACGCGGCGCGGAAAAGGGTACCTGCACGGGCTCGTGGGCCTCGTGCTCGGCGTCGTCGTGACCTTGCTGATCGCGCTTGTGGCCCAGGGCGTCGACGAGGTGTTCGTCTGGGCCGCCGGCTTGCCGCCCGATACGCCGCTCTGA
- a CDS encoding helix-hairpin-helix domain-containing protein yields the protein MDNETIGSTLDQVADLLEIEGASVFRVRAYRGAARTVSALASPVSTLPEKGPGSLEELPGIGKDLAGKIRELAESGELALLHELKSRTPESLIHLLELPGLGPKRAKAIHEGLGIDTIEELEKAAREGRLRALKGVGPKLEAQILEGIAARAARGKRISLAEAEAQVEPIVARLRATEGVSLIEVAGSYRRRRDNVGDVDILVAAETSVAIGKKLISDPATDKVLADGDTKTSVLLKSGLQVDLRVVPVESFGAAMHYFTGSKAHNIAIRTLGVRRKLKISEWGVFQEDKRVSGEREEDVFASVGLAWVPPELREDRGEIDAAREGKLPKLVERAEMRGDFVGGNLDADGIAAIASACGAKGAAWLVVLGASRNEIERAQKHAGKVKLFAGVVVSIGADGSIGTSEDVDVVIGEIHAADLDEKSLTQALVAAAKSGRIHVLARPFNGSKPKQFDVEAVAKVCREHGVLLGLDARPAFLAGADGYARAVKDTGAQLVITSRAANAEQAAHIRFGLDQARRGWCEAKDVANTLSAEDVEKLLARG from the coding sequence ATGGACAACGAAACCATCGGGAGCACGCTGGATCAGGTCGCTGATCTCCTGGAGATCGAAGGCGCGAGCGTGTTCCGCGTCCGCGCGTACCGAGGCGCAGCGCGCACGGTCTCCGCGCTCGCCTCACCCGTGAGCACATTGCCCGAGAAGGGGCCGGGCTCGCTGGAGGAGCTGCCGGGCATCGGCAAGGACCTGGCCGGCAAGATCCGCGAGCTCGCGGAGTCGGGCGAGCTCGCGCTCCTGCACGAGCTGAAGTCGCGCACGCCGGAGAGCTTGATCCACCTGCTGGAGCTGCCGGGGCTCGGGCCGAAGCGGGCGAAGGCGATCCACGAGGGGCTCGGGATCGACACGATCGAGGAGCTCGAGAAGGCCGCGCGGGAAGGGCGGCTGCGCGCGCTGAAGGGCGTGGGGCCGAAGCTCGAAGCGCAGATCCTCGAAGGCATCGCGGCGCGCGCGGCGCGCGGAAAACGGATCTCGCTCGCCGAGGCCGAGGCGCAGGTCGAGCCGATCGTGGCGCGGCTGCGCGCCACCGAGGGCGTTTCGCTGATCGAGGTCGCCGGGAGCTACCGCAGGCGCCGGGACAACGTGGGCGACGTGGACATCCTCGTCGCCGCGGAGACGAGCGTCGCGATCGGGAAGAAGCTCATCTCGGATCCTGCGACGGACAAGGTGCTCGCGGACGGGGACACGAAGACGAGCGTGCTCTTGAAGAGCGGGCTGCAGGTCGATCTGCGCGTGGTGCCCGTGGAGTCGTTCGGCGCGGCGATGCACTACTTCACGGGGTCGAAGGCGCACAACATCGCGATCCGCACGCTCGGCGTGCGCCGGAAGCTCAAGATCAGCGAGTGGGGCGTGTTCCAGGAGGACAAACGCGTCTCGGGCGAGCGCGAGGAGGACGTGTTCGCCTCGGTGGGGCTTGCCTGGGTGCCGCCTGAGTTGCGCGAGGATCGGGGCGAGATCGACGCGGCGCGAGAAGGGAAGCTGCCGAAGCTCGTGGAGCGCGCCGAGATGCGCGGCGACTTCGTGGGAGGGAACCTCGACGCAGACGGCATCGCGGCGATCGCGTCGGCGTGCGGCGCGAAGGGTGCGGCGTGGCTCGTGGTGCTCGGCGCGTCGCGCAACGAGATCGAGCGCGCGCAGAAGCACGCGGGGAAGGTGAAGCTCTTCGCCGGCGTGGTGGTGTCCATCGGCGCGGACGGTTCGATCGGGACGAGCGAGGACGTCGACGTCGTGATCGGGGAGATCCACGCGGCCGACCTCGACGAAAAATCGCTCACGCAGGCGCTCGTCGCCGCGGCGAAGTCGGGGCGTATCCACGTGCTCGCGCGGCCGTTCAACGGGAGCAAACCGAAGCAGTTCGACGTGGAGGCGGTGGCGAAGGTTTGCCGCGAGCACGGCGTGCTCCTCGGGCTCGACGCGCGCCCCGCGTTCCTCGCGGGCGCCGACGGCTACGCGCGGGCCGTCAAGGACACGGGCGCGCAGCTCGTGATCACGAGCCGGGCGGCGAACGCGGAGCAGGCCGCGCACATCCGCTTCGGCCTCGATCAAGCCCGGCGCGGCTGGTGCGAGGCGAAGGACGTGGCGAACACGCTCTCCGCCGAGGACGTCGAAAAGCTCCTCGCGCGCGGCTGA
- a CDS encoding glycoside hydrolase family 113 — translation MRTSFAAASLFVLAAAAPASASVATPVAAPHGPTAWADASRGGIRGLTIGPIESLRHAGKGYGSPASGRAMDEAKALGSTWVSLTPFGRVWDLKPNGIDLTFEAPFAENRANVLHAMAQAHARGLKVFLVPHLWVETGGWRALIDPGDDAAWERWAAAYKRFLLTWAEVAAEGGAEMLSVGVELRSFVTTGRAALFYPIIQEVRRVYPGLLTYSANWDDAEDTLIFGELDLVGINAFYPLADKDGAGRDELLAGGRKVAEGIERLAAMWGRPVVLTEIGYTTRKDPAIRPWEWPDGMKDVTIDEEAQALAYEALIAPLLDSRSCAGFFVWRYYADPDDVSQEAEWGFSPRGKLAELVLRDAFTARWAADGPALPGDNLGRHRARTPGLLGWELSPPLF, via the coding sequence GTGAGGACCTCCTTCGCCGCAGCAAGCCTGTTCGTCCTGGCCGCTGCCGCTCCCGCCTCGGCCTCCGTCGCCACGCCCGTCGCCGCGCCCCATGGCCCGACGGCCTGGGCCGACGCGTCGCGCGGCGGCATCCGCGGGCTCACGATCGGCCCCATCGAGAGCCTCCGCCACGCGGGCAAGGGCTACGGAAGCCCCGCGAGCGGCCGCGCGATGGACGAGGCCAAGGCGCTCGGCTCCACGTGGGTCAGCCTCACGCCCTTCGGTCGCGTTTGGGATCTGAAACCGAACGGGATCGACCTCACCTTCGAGGCGCCGTTCGCCGAGAACCGCGCGAACGTCCTTCACGCGATGGCGCAGGCGCACGCGCGTGGCCTCAAGGTCTTCCTCGTGCCGCACCTGTGGGTCGAGACCGGCGGCTGGCGCGCGCTCATCGATCCGGGCGACGACGCGGCCTGGGAGCGCTGGGCCGCGGCGTACAAGCGCTTCCTGCTCACCTGGGCCGAGGTCGCGGCCGAGGGCGGCGCCGAGATGCTCAGCGTCGGCGTGGAGCTACGCAGCTTCGTCACGACGGGCCGCGCCGCCTTGTTTTACCCGATCATCCAGGAGGTCCGTCGGGTCTACCCGGGCCTCCTGACCTACTCGGCGAACTGGGACGACGCCGAGGACACGCTCATCTTCGGCGAGCTCGACCTCGTCGGGATCAACGCGTTCTACCCGCTCGCCGACAAGGACGGCGCGGGGCGCGACGAGCTCCTCGCGGGTGGCCGCAAGGTGGCCGAGGGCATCGAGCGGCTCGCGGCGATGTGGGGGCGGCCGGTGGTGCTCACGGAGATCGGGTACACGACCCGCAAGGATCCGGCGATCCGGCCGTGGGAGTGGCCCGACGGCATGAAGGACGTGACGATCGACGAGGAGGCGCAGGCCCTCGCGTACGAGGCGCTCATCGCGCCGCTGCTCGACAGCCGCTCGTGCGCGGGCTTCTTCGTGTGGCGGTATTATGCCGACCCGGACGATGTCTCGCAGGAGGCCGAGTGGGGCTTCTCCCCGCGCGGCAAGCTCGCCGAACTCGTGCTCCGCGACGCCTTCACCGCGCGCTGGGCCGCGGACGGCCCGGCCCTCCCGGGTGACAACCTCGGTAGGCACCGCGCCCGCACCCCGGGCCTCCTCGGCTGGGAACTCTCCCCGCCCCTGTTTTGA
- a CDS encoding lamin tail domain-containing protein has protein sequence MKLRSLSVAGVLAALAVGVAGCSDEPTQNTTTSSSSSGTGGQGGDGGGGTGGVGGDGGMGGGGMGGGGMGGGGMGGTGGVGGMGGTGGMGGSGGGNPPTEICNNMMDDDGDGDVDCSDADCAAACAEACTGGADEDNDGDIDCADADCALAPACGKLVINEIDYDQASADTAEFIEIYNAGGDVMLDGVEVILVNGTGPAGADVVYGTPSKLSGLLAAGGYVVVASTGVTNIDPAAIVVSLPNPMDNIQNGAPDGVALFDTKTNTLLDGLSYENGTPDGQVTAVMLGGQTFSLVSGTPTTASDNQAAASPIRSMIRYPNGQDTSDDSVDWRATTQITPGAANVATAEVCDTAMLDEDADNLIDCADPDCAMAPQCTESCTNMKDDDGDMMIDCADPDCAADPACLPQENCSNGTDDDGDMAIDCADTDCADKSCGANGLVCEAASMTCACPSGMTMEMACADLVDDDCDGLVDCADTDCAGNMACVAQKVTAVDYQVIAHGGKLVVTGNGFTGATVVKIGGVDQTFTVDNNTQITLTNVPDTTPIALQDLIVTTPSGDTAPFQVTVIHLLINELDSDQMGTDSAEFVEITTGVPNVSLAGYTLVLYNGNNDLSYTPVTALSGTTDANGMLVVGSPGMTPAPTIAFSAASVIQNGQDAVAIYQAAPASFPSGTAVKANGLIDVLVYSTGQTADAGLLDVLIGPAGTPGRTQVSEGSGGVQETQSIQRCGDGRRNGDKFKVGQPTPGAANNVMACP, from the coding sequence ATGAAGCTTCGATCTCTTTCGGTGGCGGGGGTCCTCGCGGCGCTCGCCGTGGGCGTCGCCGGTTGTAGCGACGAACCGACGCAGAACACCACCACGAGCTCGTCGAGCAGCGGCACCGGCGGCCAGGGCGGCGACGGCGGCGGCGGCACCGGCGGCGTCGGCGGCGACGGTGGCATGGGCGGCGGCGGCATGGGCGGCGGCGGCATGGGCGGCGGCGGCATGGGCGGCACCGGCGGCGTCGGGGGTATGGGCGGCACCGGTGGTATGGGCGGGTCCGGCGGCGGCAATCCCCCGACCGAGATCTGCAACAACATGATGGATGACGACGGCGACGGCGACGTCGACTGCTCCGACGCCGACTGCGCGGCGGCGTGCGCCGAGGCTTGCACGGGCGGCGCGGACGAGGACAACGACGGCGACATCGACTGCGCCGACGCCGACTGCGCGCTGGCACCCGCGTGCGGCAAGCTCGTCATCAACGAGATCGATTATGACCAGGCCAGCGCCGACACGGCCGAGTTCATCGAGATCTACAATGCCGGCGGCGACGTGATGCTCGACGGCGTCGAGGTCATCCTCGTCAATGGCACGGGCCCCGCCGGCGCGGACGTCGTCTACGGCACGCCCTCCAAGCTCTCCGGGTTGCTCGCGGCCGGCGGATATGTCGTCGTCGCGTCCACGGGTGTGACGAACATCGATCCGGCCGCGATCGTCGTGTCGCTCCCGAACCCGATGGACAACATCCAGAATGGCGCGCCGGACGGCGTCGCGCTCTTCGATACGAAGACGAACACGCTGCTCGACGGGCTCTCGTACGAAAACGGCACGCCGGACGGCCAGGTCACGGCCGTGATGCTCGGCGGCCAGACGTTCTCGCTGGTCTCGGGCACGCCGACGACCGCGTCCGACAACCAGGCCGCGGCCTCGCCGATCCGCTCGATGATCCGCTATCCGAATGGGCAGGACACGAGCGACGACAGCGTCGACTGGCGCGCGACCACGCAGATCACGCCGGGCGCGGCGAACGTGGCGACGGCCGAGGTCTGCGACACCGCCATGCTCGACGAGGACGCCGACAACCTCATCGACTGCGCCGACCCCGATTGCGCGATGGCGCCGCAGTGTACGGAGTCCTGCACCAACATGAAGGACGACGACGGCGACATGATGATCGATTGCGCCGATCCCGACTGCGCCGCCGATCCCGCGTGTTTGCCGCAGGAGAACTGCAGCAACGGCACCGACGACGACGGCGACATGGCGATCGACTGCGCCGACACGGATTGCGCCGACAAGTCGTGCGGGGCGAACGGCCTCGTCTGCGAGGCCGCGTCGATGACGTGCGCCTGCCCGAGCGGCATGACGATGGAAATGGCCTGCGCCGACCTCGTCGACGACGATTGCGACGGCCTCGTCGACTGCGCCGACACGGATTGCGCGGGCAACATGGCGTGCGTCGCCCAGAAGGTCACGGCGGTCGATTACCAGGTCATCGCGCACGGCGGCAAGCTCGTCGTCACGGGCAATGGCTTCACGGGCGCGACGGTGGTCAAGATCGGCGGCGTCGATCAGACGTTCACGGTCGACAACAACACGCAGATCACGCTCACGAACGTGCCCGACACGACGCCGATCGCGCTGCAGGACCTCATCGTCACCACGCCGAGCGGCGACACGGCGCCGTTCCAGGTGACCGTGATTCACCTGCTCATCAACGAGCTCGACTCGGACCAGATGGGCACGGACTCCGCGGAGTTCGTCGAGATCACGACGGGCGTGCCGAACGTGAGCCTCGCGGGCTACACGCTCGTCCTCTACAATGGCAACAACGATCTCTCGTACACGCCCGTGACGGCGCTCTCCGGCACGACGGACGCGAATGGCATGCTGGTCGTCGGCAGCCCGGGGATGACGCCCGCGCCGACCATCGCTTTCAGCGCGGCCAGCGTGATTCAGAATGGCCAGGACGCGGTGGCGATTTACCAGGCCGCCCCGGCGTCGTTCCCCTCGGGCACGGCGGTCAAGGCGAACGGCCTCATCGACGTGCTCGTCTATTCCACGGGGCAAACGGCCGACGCCGGCCTGCTCGACGTCCTCATCGGGCCCGCGGGCACGCCGGGCCGCACGCAGGTGAGCGAAGGCTCGGGCGGCGTGCAGGAGACGCAATCGATCCAGCGCTGCGGCGACGGTCGCAGGAATGGCGACAAGTTCAAGGTCGGGCAGCCCACGCCCGGCGCGGCGAACAACGTCATGGCCTGCCCGTGA